From a single Limibacillus halophilus genomic region:
- a CDS encoding SPW repeat domain-containing protein has protein sequence MFSSIKHSWISDHHDWEDVCSVSAGVLIVLSPLAAGSAATPSVAISAGLAGITITVMVMLQLMMLRRWEELLKLACGVWVVVAPLLMQYDGTLRLLHFVLGGTVVFLSVLEFWQDRSCQLDS, from the coding sequence ATGTTTTCATCGATCAAGCATAGCTGGATCAGCGACCATCATGACTGGGAAGATGTGTGCTCCGTCAGTGCTGGTGTCCTGATCGTCCTCTCGCCACTTGCCGCCGGATCCGCCGCTACACCATCAGTAGCAATCAGTGCCGGACTAGCGGGAATTACCATAACCGTAATGGTGATGTTGCAATTGATGATGCTTCGTCGTTGGGAAGAACTGTTGAAGCTCGCCTGCGGCGTATGGGTCGTCGTTGCCCCCTTGCTTATGCAGTACGACGGCACTTTGCGGCTGCTTCACTTCGTTCTGGGCGGTACGGTTGTATTCCTCTCGGTACTGGAGTTCTGGCAGGACCGAAGCTGTCAACTCGACAGCTAA
- a CDS encoding MAPEG family protein, translating into MQLTEKQKGVVRGAGMAMVITLITLIGVLFWQPDFLTPSNTMAGRLSFALKADLFVVLLLVISIGRLARHRFHEPADIDGGGMSVGTARAKSLQAILQNTLEQTVLAITLHILWAVIAPVSWLAAIPVAVGLFVIGRLLFFSGYESGAPARAVGFGLTFYPNVLLLIILALIALRIVG; encoded by the coding sequence ATGCAACTGACCGAAAAACAGAAAGGCGTTGTGCGTGGGGCCGGAATGGCGATGGTAATCACGTTGATTACTTTGATCGGCGTTCTTTTCTGGCAACCGGATTTTCTGACGCCTAGCAACACGATGGCTGGGCGCCTTTCCTTTGCCTTGAAGGCTGACCTTTTTGTAGTGCTGCTTTTGGTCATATCCATTGGTCGGCTGGCAAGGCATCGGTTTCATGAACCCGCGGATATCGACGGCGGGGGTATGAGTGTAGGGACGGCGCGCGCCAAATCGCTTCAGGCCATCCTGCAGAACACCTTGGAACAAACGGTCCTGGCGATTACGCTTCACATTCTTTGGGCAGTGATTGCACCCGTTTCCTGGCTGGCGGCGATCCCGGTGGCCGTGGGGTTGTTTGTTATCGGACGCCTGTTGTTTTTCAGCGGTTATGAATCGGGTGCTCCGGCGCGTGCGGTAGGGTTTGGCCTCACCTTCTACCCCAACGTCCTGCTGCTGATCATCCTTGCGCTCATCGCCTTGCGGATCGTCGGCTAA
- a CDS encoding potassium/proton antiporter, translating to MEFANHLILIGSGLILISIFAGMISSRFGAPLLLVFLVLGMLAGEDGPGGIDFDDFGTTYLVGSIALAIILFDGGLRTRVESLRKVAAPALVLASAGVVVTAAVTGAAASFLLGIGWLEGLLLGSIVASTDAAAVFLLLHLRGLRLRERLSSTLEAEAGLNDPMAVLLTITCVSLLGMPEVPFNGDTAVALVGTFVLQIVGGATAGLAGGYLLLFMINRIQVAAGLYPIVVTASVLSIFAASQTLGASGFLAAYLMGLTVGNRNHKSSLQIDRFHDGLAWLSQIAMFLMLGLLVTPSELLPVLLPAVVIALALMLVARPVAVALCLPWFGFKAREIGFVSWVGLRGAVPIFLGTIPVLAGLDHAAAYFGVVYVVVLISLIFQGWSIGLAGRKFGVVLPPRPEAPPRVALNLPSGSSRDMLAYSVRPKSLALKRNLARLPLPEKVDLVSIMREGKLLTPVSVKYLNPGDDILLLAPPAALPVLDRLFGERVGGFDSVDAAIMGAFVFNGSAPLESVADAYGLRLPTRKEADTIGAFVSRNLPGRLRVGRRLRVGGVEFVIGELSEGSIKSLSIDLEPKPWSLRLAHIPLIWCRAMIGEPLASLAARMFRKKS from the coding sequence TTGGAATTCGCCAATCATCTGATCCTTATCGGCTCCGGTTTGATTCTGATCAGCATCTTTGCCGGAATGATTTCCTCTCGCTTCGGCGCGCCCTTGCTCCTTGTCTTCCTGGTGCTTGGGATGCTGGCCGGGGAGGACGGTCCCGGCGGGATCGATTTCGACGATTTCGGCACGACCTACCTGGTCGGCAGCATCGCCCTGGCAATCATCCTCTTCGACGGTGGCTTGCGTACGCGGGTCGAGAGCTTGCGTAAAGTCGCGGCGCCAGCGCTGGTGTTGGCCAGCGCAGGGGTTGTCGTAACGGCCGCGGTTACGGGCGCGGCGGCCTCATTCCTGTTGGGTATCGGTTGGTTGGAAGGGCTGCTTCTGGGCTCCATCGTCGCATCCACCGACGCGGCGGCGGTGTTCTTGCTACTTCACCTGCGCGGTCTACGTCTGCGTGAGCGTCTCAGTTCGACCCTCGAGGCCGAGGCCGGGCTCAACGACCCCATGGCCGTCCTCTTGACCATTACCTGTGTTTCCTTGTTGGGGATGCCTGAAGTCCCCTTCAACGGAGATACGGCCGTTGCGCTGGTGGGCACCTTCGTTTTGCAGATAGTGGGCGGTGCGACGGCTGGCTTGGCGGGCGGCTACCTGTTGTTGTTCATGATCAACCGGATCCAAGTGGCCGCGGGGCTTTACCCGATTGTGGTAACCGCGTCCGTCCTTTCAATCTTCGCCGCCTCGCAAACGTTGGGCGCCAGCGGATTCTTGGCCGCTTATCTGATGGGCCTGACGGTCGGTAACCGAAACCATAAATCTTCCCTGCAAATCGACCGGTTCCATGATGGGTTGGCGTGGCTCAGCCAGATTGCGATGTTCCTGATGCTGGGTCTTCTGGTCACGCCCAGTGAGCTATTGCCCGTGTTGTTACCGGCGGTCGTGATCGCACTGGCGCTGATGTTGGTCGCGCGCCCCGTGGCGGTCGCGCTGTGCTTGCCGTGGTTTGGCTTCAAAGCGCGAGAGATCGGCTTCGTATCCTGGGTTGGGTTACGCGGCGCAGTGCCGATCTTCCTGGGAACGATACCGGTGCTGGCGGGGCTTGATCACGCGGCGGCTTATTTTGGCGTTGTCTATGTTGTGGTTTTGATTTCCTTGATCTTTCAGGGCTGGTCGATCGGGCTGGCCGGGCGGAAGTTCGGCGTGGTCCTGCCGCCGCGCCCGGAGGCGCCGCCACGTGTCGCCCTCAATCTGCCCTCGGGCTCCAGCCGTGACATGCTGGCATACTCCGTGCGGCCGAAATCCCTGGCGCTCAAACGCAACCTTGCCCGCTTGCCCTTGCCGGAGAAAGTTGATCTGGTCTCGATCATGCGCGAGGGGAAACTGCTGACGCCTGTATCGGTCAAGTACCTCAATCCGGGCGATGACATCCTGCTGTTGGCGCCGCCTGCGGCGCTTCCGGTTTTGGATCGCTTGTTCGGCGAGAGAGTAGGCGGGTTTGATTCAGTGGATGCGGCGATCATGGGCGCCTTTGTCTTCAACGGATCCGCGCCTTTGGAGTCCGTTGCCGATGCCTACGGTTTGAGGCTTCCGACACGCAAAGAGGCAGACACGATCGGCGCATTCGTTTCAAGGAACCTGCCCGGCCGCCTGCGGGTCGGCCGACGTCTGCGGGTCGGCGGTGTTGAGTTTGTGATTGGCGAGCTTTCCGAGGGCAGCATCAAATCGCTCAGCATCGACTTGGAGCCGAAACCCTGGAGCTTGCGCCTTGCACATATTCCCTTGATCTGGTGTCGGGCGATGATCGGTGAACCCTTGGCGAGCCTCGCTGCAAGAATGTTCCGGAAGAAAAGCTGA
- a CDS encoding DUF3147 family protein, whose product MWFAIFKALLSGVIIMAISEIGKRSSAFAALVASLPLISVMGMVWLWGETGDRSRLADHAEATFWYVLPSLPMFLLLPALLRSGVNFWLALALSCLLTTLLYLIMVWVLPRFGIRF is encoded by the coding sequence ATGTGGTTTGCGATCTTCAAGGCTCTACTTTCCGGTGTAATCATCATGGCGATCTCTGAGATTGGCAAGCGAAGCTCTGCCTTTGCGGCCTTGGTCGCCTCGTTGCCGTTGATTTCGGTCATGGGAATGGTGTGGCTCTGGGGTGAGACCGGGGACCGCTCTCGCCTCGCTGACCACGCGGAAGCGACGTTCTGGTACGTCCTGCCGTCTTTGCCGATGTTTCTTTTATTGCCGGCGCTGCTCCGTAGTGGGGTCAATTTCTGGTTGGCGCTCGCGTTGTCCTGTCTTCTGACCACGCTGCTTTATCTCATAATGGTTTGGGTGCTACCCCGGTTTGGTATCCGCTTTTGA
- a CDS encoding GNAT family N-acetyltransferase codes for MSILQIENIAEQDESGRRALLDLNNAHARETSFLTEPHFESLLAGAFSAVCVPKAAALLIAFDHSGPYDNPNFRWFSERYQEFAYVDRIVVGRAFQGMGLARRLYEHLFDLARQARLRRVVCEVNLDPPNPESDAFHERMGFAEVGKAVLKGREKTVHYLCKPL; via the coding sequence TTGAGTATTCTTCAGATAGAAAACATCGCGGAACAGGATGAGTCCGGTCGGCGGGCTCTCCTGGATCTGAACAACGCGCATGCCCGCGAGACGTCGTTCCTGACCGAGCCGCATTTTGAGAGCTTGCTCGCCGGAGCGTTTTCGGCGGTCTGCGTTCCGAAAGCCGCTGCGCTGCTTATCGCCTTCGATCACTCGGGTCCCTACGATAACCCTAATTTTAGGTGGTTTTCAGAGCGCTACCAGGAATTTGCCTATGTAGACCGAATTGTCGTCGGGCGGGCATTTCAGGGTATGGGGCTCGCCAGGCGCCTTTACGAGCATCTTTTCGATCTTGCGCGCCAGGCGCGGTTGAGGCGCGTCGTCTGCGAGGTGAACCTTGATCCGCCAAATCCGGAATCCGACGCCTTTCATGAACGGATGGGGTTCGCGGAGGTTGGGAAAGCCGTCCTGAAAGGCCGCGAGAAGACCGTCCACTACCTCTGCAAGCCGCTTTGA
- a CDS encoding LysR substrate-binding domain-containing protein — protein sequence MALPNLNALYMFDAAARHENFRLASEELHLTQGAVAQQVRQIEARLGVKFFERKARGLALTEVGRSYHNAVRQALAIIAEATARLQPLASRVTISTTPSFASKWLIARLVRFTEAHPDIEIRTVASEGLSNFTSDDVDIAIRLGKPPFNGGLNAELLAPQRLIAVCSPEYAATMGTIEHLEELAAHHLIQDSHRHWDRLLAVPERKPQRRTMIFNQTALAMDAAVRSHGIAIAPELLVAEEVSLGRLVPVWREIREEETGFYVVYPKTQPPNAKARDQAVAWLLAEAVEAPGS from the coding sequence GTGGCCCTTCCCAATCTCAATGCGCTTTACATGTTTGATGCGGCGGCCAGGCATGAAAACTTCCGATTGGCATCGGAAGAACTGCATCTGACCCAAGGCGCGGTAGCCCAGCAGGTGCGGCAGATTGAGGCACGATTGGGCGTCAAGTTTTTCGAACGCAAGGCGCGGGGTTTAGCTCTGACTGAAGTTGGGCGCAGCTATCACAATGCGGTTCGCCAAGCCCTGGCGATCATTGCGGAGGCAACGGCACGGCTGCAGCCTTTGGCGTCGCGTGTAACCATCAGCACGACGCCGTCCTTTGCCTCCAAATGGCTGATCGCGCGCCTCGTCCGCTTCACTGAGGCACACCCGGATATTGAGATACGTACGGTCGCCAGCGAGGGGCTTTCCAACTTCACTTCCGACGACGTCGATATCGCGATACGGCTCGGCAAGCCGCCGTTCAACGGCGGATTGAACGCCGAGTTGCTGGCGCCGCAACGTCTGATCGCGGTTTGCAGCCCCGAATATGCGGCCACAATGGGTACGATTGAGCATCTGGAAGAATTGGCCGCGCACCACTTGATCCAGGATAGCCATCGCCACTGGGACCGTTTACTTGCCGTACCGGAGCGCAAGCCGCAACGTCGGACCATGATCTTCAATCAAACAGCATTGGCGATGGATGCGGCGGTGCGCTCTCACGGAATCGCCATAGCACCGGAATTACTGGTTGCGGAGGAGGTTTCGCTGGGGCGCCTGGTTCCCGTTTGGCGGGAAATTCGAGAAGAAGAGACCGGATTCTATGTCGTCTATCCGAAAACCCAACCACCGAACGCAAAGGCGAGAGACCAGGCAGTTGCCTGGTTGTTGGCCGAAGCGGTGGAAGCGCCAGGCTCGTGA
- a CDS encoding SDR family oxidoreductase has translation MSGKRVALITAGGSGMGADAARRLASEGYHVAILSSSGKGEALAAELGGFGVTGSNRNPDDLKKLVDGAMERWGRIDVLINSAGHGPKGPVLEVSDEDWHEGMEFYLMNVIRPTRLVTPVMVAQGGGTIINISTFAVFEPDPLFPTSGVFRAGLASFTKLFSDRYAADNVRMNNVLPGFIDSLPETEERRARIPMGRYGKAEEVSSLIAYLASENAAYITGQNIRIDGGLTRAV, from the coding sequence ATGAGCGGCAAGAGAGTAGCACTGATTACGGCGGGTGGTAGCGGCATGGGTGCAGACGCGGCACGACGCTTGGCTTCCGAGGGATATCACGTCGCCATACTTTCCTCTTCCGGCAAGGGCGAGGCCCTAGCCGCGGAACTGGGAGGATTCGGCGTCACCGGATCGAACCGCAATCCCGACGATCTCAAGAAGCTCGTGGACGGCGCCATGGAGCGCTGGGGCCGCATCGACGTGTTGATCAACTCCGCCGGACATGGCCCCAAGGGCCCGGTCCTGGAGGTCAGCGACGAGGACTGGCACGAGGGTATGGAATTCTACCTGATGAACGTTATCCGTCCGACGCGCCTCGTGACCCCCGTGATGGTGGCACAAGGCGGCGGAACGATCATCAACATCTCGACCTTCGCCGTCTTCGAGCCCGATCCGTTGTTCCCCACCTCAGGCGTCTTCAGGGCTGGGCTGGCAAGCTTCACGAAGCTCTTTTCGGATCGCTACGCCGCAGACAACGTCCGCATGAACAACGTTCTTCCCGGCTTCATCGACAGCCTGCCGGAAACCGAAGAACGCCGCGCACGCATTCCCATGGGCCGTTATGGCAAGGCTGAGGAGGTCTCCTCGCTGATCGCCTATCTCGCTTCCGAGAATGCCGCCTACATCACCGGACAGAATATCCGCATCGACGGAGGCTTGACCCGGGCCGTCTGA
- a CDS encoding DUF6552 family protein — MVGANIGMTPWSFYLFVVGLLGWLRVGVLWNDRAIMLIHAVALSAMIIGLTS, encoded by the coding sequence TTGGTTGGTGCAAACATCGGCATGACGCCCTGGAGTTTTTACCTCTTCGTGGTTGGTCTTTTGGGATGGCTCCGTGTCGGTGTGCTGTGGAATGATCGTGCGATCATGCTGATCCATGCGGTGGCCTTGTCGGCCATGATCATTGGTTTGACCAGTTAA
- a CDS encoding cupin domain-containing protein has translation MAASKFYRWSEITGSESDAILRKEIVGIGASLKHVVVPAGTRAERHEHAFEQFIQVLSGSGVLECAAGSTPLKPGTVIHLPPGSWHSAVFETETVLVEVNLDR, from the coding sequence TTGGCAGCATCAAAATTCTATCGCTGGTCGGAAATAACGGGCTCGGAGAGCGATGCTATTCTGCGCAAGGAGATTGTCGGTATCGGCGCGTCGCTGAAGCACGTGGTCGTGCCCGCCGGGACACGCGCCGAACGCCATGAACACGCCTTCGAGCAATTCATTCAAGTGCTATCAGGATCGGGAGTGCTGGAATGTGCGGCTGGGTCGACGCCGTTAAAGCCCGGGACCGTGATCCACTTGCCGCCGGGGTCATGGCACAGTGCGGTGTTCGAGACCGAGACGGTACTTGTTGAGGTCAATCTTGATCGCTAA
- a CDS encoding VOC family protein: MGKRASGGRKAPTPRGVNHVVLNVRDIEESHRFWTEVVGLKHVGTFRPPPEMEPFPKMRFYSGERDGKVTHHDVALMELSDIPPPAGANEAPERPLALNHIAIAMADREAWLEKLADLQAQGVKFDMRVNHGVSHSVYISDPNGYGVEILYELPRVLWENDIEAGLNYLEILPTEGEAALQDDLESAPRFGAPAAE; encoded by the coding sequence ATGGGCAAGCGAGCTTCCGGCGGGCGCAAGGCTCCAACACCTCGTGGCGTCAATCATGTTGTGCTCAATGTGCGTGATATTGAGGAGTCCCATCGTTTCTGGACCGAGGTCGTCGGCTTGAAGCATGTGGGAACTTTTCGTCCGCCGCCTGAGATGGAGCCCTTTCCAAAAATGCGGTTCTATAGCGGCGAACGTGACGGCAAGGTGACCCACCATGATGTTGCCTTGATGGAACTATCCGACATTCCGCCGCCGGCCGGGGCAAACGAGGCGCCTGAAAGGCCGCTCGCGCTCAACCACATCGCAATCGCCATGGCGGACCGAGAAGCCTGGCTGGAAAAGCTGGCGGACTTGCAGGCGCAGGGCGTCAAGTTCGACATGCGGGTCAATCATGGAGTGTCGCACAGCGTCTATATCAGCGATCCCAACGGCTATGGCGTGGAGATCCTTTACGAGCTGCCGCGCGTGCTATGGGAGAACGATATTGAAGCGGGCCTGAACTACCTTGAGATCCTTCCGACTGAAGGAGAGGCGGCGCTGCAGGACGACCTGGAAAGCGCCCCGCGTTTTGGCGCCCCTGCCGCGGAGTAA
- a CDS encoding PAS domain-containing sensor histidine kinase translates to MVLAGLFFVGLLNFGRRDHHLATWRYWTIAIGFLLLLPILMSIVPFESMDLRKTMFSLEIFAFVFFWGSVVIILFQKAYSQLILILSLSIVLFASSSVSFLFSVKHWDHIFWLSHFIFGVGLVFLSVCIIRSRLRAEAFDSVFTDDFLLSRLAASAEKFRKVQTVSPDVFLSLDTDGNILSVSARSESIWGYKEEDLLGRSCFFLIHPDDHQSTMEAIRKVAEGEPLTQFNNRNIRSDGQIRDMIWSAIWSESDQELVCMGRDVTDGMLAERSLQRSLRLEAIGQLTGGVAHDFNNLLQVINASLDALQESKLDQQQHNKILEQAFGAVHRGSELIGQLLTYSRQQPQARSVVDLVSIVENSLPLLQRTLGEQVQVTFESQVSNAWTLVDASQLDSAIMNLAINARDAMPDGGPLAFRVYEKIVDAQPGAKTSESPTIATQGDLPSGRYCVLEVSDKGEGMDLQTQERIFEPFFTTKDVGKGSGLGLSMVFGFMSQSEGRVLVDSTPGQGTTFYLYFKAEQKEPREAKKSRPDVKMDGTNVGRVLIVEDNEMVSAAIVKQISSAGYSVQTASSGIDALAILEKDSGFDLLFTDVVMPGGLDGIALAEKAEQLNADMKILLTSGFSSTYADKHHYSMLPKPYRKKDLIEAIQALVPGDS, encoded by the coding sequence TTGGTTCTGGCCGGTCTATTCTTTGTCGGCCTTCTCAATTTTGGCCGCCGCGATCATCATCTGGCGACATGGCGCTATTGGACTATAGCAATAGGCTTTTTGCTATTGTTGCCAATATTGATGTCCATCGTGCCATTCGAAAGCATGGATCTGAGAAAGACCATGTTTTCTCTAGAGATTTTTGCTTTCGTATTTTTCTGGGGTTCTGTAGTAATAATTCTATTCCAGAAAGCATATAGCCAGCTAATACTTATATTATCTCTATCTATAGTATTGTTTGCAAGCTCATCAGTGTCATTTTTATTCTCGGTAAAGCATTGGGATCATATTTTCTGGCTCTCTCATTTTATTTTTGGCGTCGGGTTGGTTTTTCTGAGTGTTTGTATTATTCGAAGCCGGTTGCGTGCGGAGGCCTTCGACAGCGTTTTCACGGATGATTTTCTGCTATCGCGCCTGGCGGCTAGTGCGGAAAAATTCCGTAAGGTGCAAACGGTTTCGCCCGACGTATTCCTGTCATTGGATACGGACGGCAATATTTTATCCGTAAGTGCACGCTCCGAGAGCATCTGGGGGTATAAGGAAGAGGATCTGCTTGGGCGAAGCTGCTTCTTTTTGATACATCCAGATGATCATCAATCCACAATGGAAGCGATCCGGAAGGTGGCTGAGGGCGAGCCGCTGACCCAGTTCAACAACCGGAACATTCGCAGCGACGGCCAGATCAGAGACATGATTTGGTCTGCGATCTGGTCGGAGAGCGACCAGGAACTCGTGTGTATGGGCCGGGATGTTACAGATGGCATGCTGGCTGAGCGGTCACTGCAGAGAAGCTTGCGCTTGGAGGCCATTGGGCAGTTGACAGGCGGTGTCGCGCACGATTTCAACAACCTTCTTCAGGTCATCAATGCGTCCCTCGATGCCCTGCAGGAATCCAAGCTCGACCAGCAGCAGCACAACAAAATTCTCGAGCAAGCGTTTGGCGCCGTTCATCGGGGGTCGGAGCTGATCGGTCAGTTGCTGACATATTCGCGGCAACAACCGCAGGCGCGTTCTGTCGTGGATCTGGTGTCGATCGTTGAAAACTCGCTACCGCTGTTACAAAGAACCTTGGGCGAGCAAGTGCAGGTTACCTTTGAAAGTCAGGTCAGCAATGCCTGGACTTTGGTGGATGCGTCGCAACTTGACAGCGCGATCATGAACTTGGCGATCAATGCGCGTGACGCGATGCCTGATGGCGGCCCATTAGCTTTCAGGGTTTACGAAAAGATCGTTGATGCGCAGCCCGGCGCTAAGACCAGCGAAAGCCCGACCATAGCCACTCAAGGCGACTTACCGAGTGGCCGATATTGCGTCTTGGAGGTGTCGGACAAGGGCGAGGGGATGGATTTGCAGACGCAAGAGAGAATCTTCGAACCTTTCTTTACTACAAAGGATGTAGGCAAGGGGTCAGGCCTGGGACTGTCCATGGTGTTTGGGTTCATGAGCCAATCGGAAGGGCGGGTGCTGGTCGACAGTACGCCCGGACAAGGCACCACGTTCTATCTCTATTTCAAAGCCGAACAGAAGGAGCCGCGGGAAGCAAAGAAATCACGGCCCGACGTCAAGATGGATGGCACCAATGTCGGCCGGGTTTTGATCGTCGAGGACAATGAGATGGTTAGCGCTGCGATCGTTAAGCAGATATCCAGCGCCGGCTATTCCGTTCAGACTGCCTCCTCCGGCATCGACGCCTTGGCGATCCTGGAAAAAGATTCCGGTTTTGATCTTTTATTTACCGACGTGGTGATGCCGGGCGGCCTTGATGGAATTGCTTTGGCAGAGAAGGCAGAGCAATTGAACGCTGATATGAAAATCCTCCTGACCTCAGGATTTTCGAGTACTTATGCAGATAAGCATCACTACAGCATGCTTCCCAAACCCTATCGCAAGAAAGATTTGATAGAGGCAATTCAGGCCTTGGTGCCCGGTGATTCCTGA
- a CDS encoding cation diffusion facilitator family transporter, giving the protein MAGHHHHHHIDPSAGDAKVFWAVVVNLGLTVAQVIGGLLSGSLALIADAIHNLSDALSLVIAFFARKVARRPANEKMTYGYGRAEIVAALVNYTTLILIGLYLVYEAMLRFLEPTAVEGWLVVVIAGVALVIDAVTALLTFSLSKHSVNMRAAFLHNVADALGSIAVIGAGTLILLYDWRLVDPIVTLLIAGYILWQSFTEIGAVIRILMLGSPPEMDTQQVLAEIADVEGVAGVHHLHFWQMQEHENAVDAHLVIASGQWRNADAVKEAVRAKLRDKFAITHATLETECSLHACPDPRSIGHHEDNVPQRRIAHDH; this is encoded by the coding sequence ATGGCAGGCCACCACCACCACCATCACATAGATCCGAGCGCGGGTGATGCGAAGGTGTTCTGGGCGGTCGTTGTAAATTTGGGACTGACAGTGGCCCAAGTTATCGGCGGTCTGTTGTCCGGCAGCCTCGCGCTGATCGCGGATGCCATTCATAACCTGTCGGATGCACTGTCGCTCGTCATCGCATTCTTTGCGCGAAAGGTCGCGCGCCGTCCTGCTAACGAGAAGATGACCTATGGCTACGGTCGGGCGGAGATCGTGGCGGCCCTCGTCAACTACACGACGCTCATCCTGATAGGTCTTTATCTGGTTTATGAAGCCATGCTGCGCTTCCTTGAGCCAACGGCGGTCGAAGGCTGGCTGGTGGTAGTCATTGCGGGCGTAGCGTTGGTGATCGATGCTGTTACCGCGCTGCTGACCTTTTCGCTTTCAAAGCATAGCGTCAATATGCGGGCTGCTTTCCTTCACAATGTGGCCGATGCCTTAGGTTCCATCGCTGTGATCGGCGCCGGAACTCTCATCTTGCTTTATGATTGGCGTCTGGTGGACCCGATTGTCACGCTGTTGATCGCCGGATACATCCTCTGGCAGTCCTTTACGGAAATTGGCGCTGTCATCCGCATCTTGATGCTGGGCAGTCCCCCTGAGATGGATACACAGCAAGTTCTAGCGGAAATCGCGGATGTTGAAGGCGTTGCCGGTGTCCATCATTTGCACTTTTGGCAGATGCAAGAACATGAGAATGCTGTCGACGCTCATCTCGTGATTGCTTCGGGGCAGTGGAGGAATGCGGATGCGGTGAAGGAGGCAGTGAGAGCAAAACTGCGGGACAAGTTTGCCATTACGCACGCTACGCTTGAGACCGAGTGCTCACTCCATGCATGCCCCGACCCGAGGAGCATAGGCCATCACGAGGATAATGTGCCGCAACGACGCATCGCACACGATCATTAA
- a CDS encoding nuclear transport factor 2 family protein translates to MIGSPDRDAAVAGVAKEYYAAMLDADGDRLRNIFHHKAIIVGHFGGELEQSTLEAFIASTPDARTGEGPFECRVDNMALVGDIAVITLGGYSYGHWFSDHLSLVEIEGQWRIVSKTFFCHPGKGEGH, encoded by the coding sequence ATGATAGGGTCACCTGACAGGGACGCGGCGGTTGCCGGGGTCGCCAAGGAGTATTATGCGGCCATGTTGGATGCCGATGGAGATCGGTTGAGAAACATTTTCCATCACAAAGCCATCATCGTCGGGCATTTTGGTGGAGAGCTGGAACAGTCAACATTGGAGGCATTTATCGCCTCGACACCCGACGCCAGAACGGGTGAAGGCCCCTTTGAATGCAGGGTCGACAACATGGCTCTGGTGGGTGATATCGCTGTGATAACGCTGGGAGGTTACAGCTACGGCCACTGGTTCAGTGATCATCTGTCACTTGTGGAGATCGAAGGGCAGTGGCGCATCGTCAGCAAAACCTTCTTCTGCCATCCGGGAAAGGGCGAGGGTCATTGA
- a CDS encoding GFA family protein, translating to MVNSTEHVTGGCLCGAVRYKAEAFLKSAYYCHCKNCQKSSGQPAEIGVPIKAGTLEFTGEPPKFHSSSEYGERGFCPHCGSRLLWRPQNGENEWAISVNVGSLDNPEDVIPSAHIFVDRQLPWYRPDDSLPGRRSDEMEVVAAAWKKERLAES from the coding sequence ATGGTAAATTCAACTGAGCATGTGACCGGCGGCTGTCTTTGCGGCGCCGTGCGATACAAGGCAGAGGCCTTCCTAAAGAGCGCTTACTACTGTCATTGCAAAAACTGCCAGAAGAGCAGCGGACAACCAGCGGAGATCGGGGTGCCAATCAAGGCAGGTACGCTGGAGTTTACCGGCGAACCGCCAAAGTTTCATTCGTCTTCGGAGTACGGCGAAAGAGGATTCTGCCCGCACTGCGGCTCTCGCCTTCTATGGCGGCCACAGAACGGCGAAAACGAATGGGCTATCAGCGTCAACGTCGGCTCGCTCGACAATCCAGAGGATGTGATACCCAGCGCACACATTTTCGTGGACCGTCAGCTTCCCTGGTACCGGCCCGACGATTCCCTGCCCGGCCGACGTTCAGACGAGATGGAAGTAGTCGCCGCGGCCTGGAAGAAAGAACGCCTTGCCGAATCCTAA